The following are encoded in a window of Mannheimia varigena genomic DNA:
- the artP gene encoding arginine ABC transporter ATP-binding protein ArtP: MAIRIQNVNFFYGSNQALFDINLEIEKGDTVVLLGPSGAGKSTLIRTLNLMEVPQSGTLAIANHKFDLAAKTNSKEVSLLRREVGMVFQQYHLWPHLTVMQNLIEAPMKVLGLSKEEAISRAKTHLARLRLGEFAERFPLHLSGGQQQRVAIARALMMQPQVLLFDEPTAALDPEITAQVVDIIKELQQTGITQVIVTHEVGVARKVATKVVYMEKGSIIEQGDASCFMKPKTAEFANYLSHS, from the coding sequence ATGGCAATTCGCATTCAAAATGTCAATTTTTTTTACGGCTCAAACCAAGCCTTATTTGACATTAATTTAGAGATTGAAAAAGGCGACACAGTTGTCTTGCTTGGTCCAAGTGGGGCAGGTAAAAGTACCTTAATTCGTACATTAAATTTAATGGAAGTGCCGCAATCCGGCACATTAGCAATTGCAAATCATAAATTTGATTTAGCCGCGAAAACAAATAGTAAAGAAGTAAGTTTATTACGCCGTGAAGTGGGAATGGTATTTCAACAATATCACTTATGGCCACATTTGACAGTAATGCAAAACTTAATTGAAGCTCCAATGAAAGTGCTTGGGTTAAGCAAAGAAGAAGCAATAAGCCGTGCGAAAACACACTTGGCACGTTTACGTTTAGGCGAGTTTGCAGAGCGTTTTCCGTTGCATCTTTCCGGTGGTCAGCAACAGCGTGTGGCAATTGCAAGAGCCTTAATGATGCAGCCACAAGTACTACTTTTTGATGAACCGACTGCAGCTCTTGACCCTGAAATTACTGCTCAAGTTGTTGATATTATTAAAGAGCTTCAACAAACAGGCATCACGCAAGTGATTGTAACCCACGAAGTTGGTGTTGCTCGCAAAGTAGCAACGAAAGTGGTGTATATGGAAAAAGGTTCAATTATTGAACAAGGCGATGCAAGTTGTTTTATGAAACCAAAAACCGCTGAGTTTGCAAATTATCTTTCACACTCCTAA
- a CDS encoding phosphatidylglycerophosphatase A, which produces MKPINLKNPIHFLAFGFGSGLLKPAPGTWGSLAGLIVAIILWTATQSSIFFAIVTLISFISGCYICHKTSQDLNAHDDGRIVWDEIVAIFLMFTYLPEYNLLGYILAFISFRIFDILKPFPIRYFDETLEGGLGIMFDDILAAIFALISLHLLYYFT; this is translated from the coding sequence ATGAAACCAATTAATCTTAAAAATCCTATCCATTTTCTCGCTTTTGGCTTTGGTTCCGGTTTATTAAAACCTGCCCCCGGCACTTGGGGCAGCCTAGCAGGTTTAATAGTTGCGATTATTTTATGGACAGCTACCCAATCCAGCATTTTCTTTGCTATTGTTACCCTAATTAGCTTTATTTCAGGATGCTATATTTGCCACAAAACCAGCCAAGATCTGAATGCTCACGATGATGGACGTATCGTTTGGGATGAAATCGTTGCCATCTTTTTAATGTTTACGTATCTACCTGAATATAATTTATTAGGTTATATATTGGCTTTTATCAGCTTCCGCATTTTCGATATTCTCAAACCATTCCCAATCCGCTATTTTGATGAAACATTAGAAGGTGGCTTAGGCATTATGTTTGATGATATTCTTGCTGCCATTTTCGCTCTTATTTCACTTCATCTTTTATATTATTTTACCTAA
- a CDS encoding protein-disulfide reductase DsbD: MIKTLFSLFLSLLMIGSSHAGLFSSKPKFLKAEEAFVFSLENRNENLLLNWNIAEDYYLYKKEIKITPQNIELGDIKFPAAEQYNDEFFGQVEIYRNELQLAVPFKDVKDNAAIEVVYQGCTKGFCYPPERLELKFDSILTANPEELAEQAVENSENFAKSEQDKLADKLSNNRFSIFWFFVLGLGLAFTPCVLPMLPLLSAIVIGNKERPSTAKALLLSLAYVQGMALTYTLLGLIVAAIGLPFQAALQSPPVLISLSIVFILLACSMFGLYEIKLPNSWQQKLNAMSQKQQGGAFGSVFVMGMIAGLIASPCTSAPLSGALLYVAQSGDLLTGGLALYLLALGMGLPLILITLFGNKILPKSGEWLLKVKTTFGFVMLALPVFLLSRVLPSHYEPFLWSALAVAFLIWLLETIPSHSIIRKIIKIFLLIALAFAAKPWTDLVWNGSQIEKQNTQHLTLEQIHSLADLEAKLTASKGKKVMLDLYADWCVACKEFEKYTFTDINVQQKLNEMVVLQIDLTKNSTENIAFMQHFNVLGLPTILFFDENGNELSQSRVTGFLDPEKFVKWLNNLL, translated from the coding sequence ATGATTAAGACGCTTTTTTCCCTATTTTTAAGCCTGTTGATGATAGGCTCATCTCACGCAGGGCTTTTCTCTTCTAAACCTAAATTTTTAAAAGCGGAAGAAGCCTTTGTTTTTTCGTTAGAAAACCGCAATGAAAACCTGCTACTTAATTGGAACATTGCCGAAGATTATTATCTCTATAAAAAAGAGATCAAAATTACACCACAGAATATTGAACTTGGCGACATCAAATTCCCAGCGGCTGAGCAGTATAATGACGAATTTTTCGGGCAGGTTGAAATTTACCGAAACGAACTACAATTAGCCGTGCCGTTTAAAGACGTTAAAGATAATGCAGCTATTGAGGTGGTTTATCAAGGTTGTACCAAAGGTTTTTGCTACCCACCCGAACGATTAGAACTGAAATTCGATAGTATTCTTACCGCAAATCCTGAAGAACTGGCAGAACAAGCGGTTGAAAATAGCGAAAATTTTGCAAAATCAGAACAAGATAAACTTGCCGATAAGCTATCAAACAACCGCTTTTCGATTTTTTGGTTCTTTGTGCTTGGGTTAGGTTTGGCTTTCACGCCTTGCGTACTGCCAATGTTACCATTGCTTTCTGCCATTGTGATTGGCAATAAAGAACGCCCTTCTACCGCAAAAGCCCTATTGTTAAGCCTAGCCTATGTTCAAGGTATGGCTCTAACTTATACGTTACTTGGCTTAATTGTAGCGGCAATTGGTTTGCCATTCCAAGCCGCACTGCAAAGTCCACCTGTATTGATTAGTTTATCCATTGTTTTCATTTTACTTGCTTGCTCAATGTTTGGTTTGTATGAAATCAAACTACCAAATAGCTGGCAACAAAAACTGAATGCAATGAGCCAAAAACAGCAAGGTGGTGCATTTGGCAGCGTTTTTGTAATGGGTATGATCGCGGGATTAATTGCTTCCCCTTGCACTTCAGCCCCTCTTTCAGGTGCATTGCTTTATGTTGCTCAAAGTGGCGATTTATTAACCGGAGGATTAGCTCTTTACTTATTAGCATTAGGAATGGGGCTTCCGCTTATTCTTATTACACTATTTGGTAATAAAATTCTGCCGAAATCAGGCGAATGGTTGCTAAAAGTCAAAACTACATTTGGCTTTGTGATGCTTGCACTGCCTGTATTTTTATTAAGCCGCGTGTTGCCAAGCCACTATGAACCCTTTTTGTGGTCGGCACTTGCCGTTGCATTTTTGATTTGGTTATTAGAGACAATTCCATCTCATTCTATAATCAGAAAAATTATCAAAATCTTTTTACTCATTGCTTTAGCCTTTGCCGCTAAGCCTTGGACAGATCTAGTTTGGAATGGCTCTCAAATCGAGAAACAAAATACTCAACACTTAACGTTAGAGCAAATTCACTCACTTGCAGATTTAGAGGCAAAATTAACCGCTTCCAAAGGTAAAAAAGTGATGTTAGATCTCTACGCAGATTGGTGTGTTGCCTGTAAAGAATTTGAAAAATATACATTTACAGATATTAATGTTCAGCAAAAACTCAATGAGATGGTTGTTTTACAGATCGATCTCACCAAAAACTCCACAGAGAATATTGCATTTATGCAACATTTTAATGTATTAGGTTTACCTACAATCCTGTTTTTCGATGAAAATGGCAATGAATTAAGCCAATCCCGTGTAACCGGCTTTTTAGATCCAGAAAAATTTGTAAAGTGGTTGAATAATTTATTATGA
- the ruvB gene encoding Holliday junction branch migration DNA helicase RuvB, which translates to MIEADRIISASPKREEEVIDRAIRPKLLADYVGQPSVRDQMEIFIKAAKLRDEALDHLLIFGPPGLGKTTLANIVANEMGVNIRTTSGPVLEKAGDLAAMLTNLEPYDVLFIDEIHRLSPAIEEVLYPAMEDYQLDIMIGEGPAARSIKLDLPPFTLVGATTRAGSLTSPLRDRFGIVQRLEFYSVDDLTLIVKRSADCLNLNLSADGAYEVARRSRGTPRIANRLLRRVRDYADVRNNGIITSDIAKQALAMLDVDSEGFDFMDIKLLQAIVERFDGGPVGLDNLAAAIGEERDTIEDVLEPYLIQQGFLQRTPRGRIATNRTYAHLGITKID; encoded by the coding sequence ATGATTGAAGCAGATAGAATTATTAGTGCCTCGCCAAAGCGTGAGGAAGAAGTCATCGACCGTGCAATCCGCCCTAAATTGCTTGCCGATTATGTTGGGCAACCTTCCGTGCGTGATCAGATGGAGATCTTCATCAAAGCCGCCAAATTGCGTGATGAGGCTCTCGATCATTTACTGATTTTTGGTCCTCCCGGTTTAGGTAAAACTACCCTTGCTAATATTGTGGCAAATGAAATGGGCGTGAATATCCGCACGACTTCCGGACCTGTATTAGAAAAAGCTGGCGATTTAGCCGCAATGCTCACTAACCTTGAGCCTTATGATGTACTTTTCATTGATGAAATTCATCGCTTATCTCCCGCTATCGAGGAAGTGCTTTATCCTGCAATGGAAGATTATCAACTCGATATTATGATTGGTGAAGGTCCTGCCGCACGATCAATTAAACTTGATCTACCTCCCTTTACCTTAGTGGGGGCAACTACTCGTGCTGGATCACTCACCTCACCATTACGGGATCGTTTTGGCATTGTACAGCGGTTAGAATTTTATTCAGTGGACGATCTCACGTTAATTGTAAAACGCAGTGCGGACTGTCTTAATCTTAATTTATCCGCAGATGGAGCTTATGAAGTAGCTCGCCGCTCACGTGGTACACCTCGTATTGCTAACCGCCTACTTCGCCGTGTGCGAGATTACGCTGATGTTCGCAATAACGGCATTATTACGTCTGATATTGCAAAGCAAGCCTTAGCAATGCTTGATGTAGATTCTGAGGGCTTCGATTTTATGGACATCAAACTACTCCAAGCAATTGTAGAGCGTTTTGACGGTGGCCCTGTTGGTTTAGATAACCTTGCAGCAGCGATTGGCGAAGAGCGAGACACGATTGAAGATGTGTTAGAGCCTTACTTAATTCAACAAGGTTTTTTACAACGTACTCCTAGGGGGCGAATTGCCACTAATAGAACCTACGCACATTTAGGCATCACCAAAATTGATTAA
- the nusB gene encoding transcription antitermination factor NusB: MKVSPRRRARECAVQAIYSWYISKNTVEEVELAFIADQDMKGVDMPYFRKLFRGVVDNVEAIDEALRPYLDRAEDDIDPIERSILRLSGYELKFEDDVPFRVVINEGIEVAKVFGSDDSHKYINGILDKLVPVLGKK; the protein is encoded by the coding sequence ATGAAAGTTTCCCCACGTCGCCGTGCAAGAGAGTGTGCGGTTCAAGCCATTTATTCTTGGTATATCTCCAAAAATACGGTTGAAGAAGTGGAATTAGCATTTATTGCCGATCAAGATATGAAAGGCGTGGATATGCCTTATTTCCGCAAACTTTTTCGTGGCGTTGTAGATAATGTTGAAGCCATTGATGAAGCATTACGCCCTTATTTAGATCGTGCTGAAGACGATATCGATCCTATCGAGCGTTCTATTCTTCGCTTATCTGGCTATGAGCTTAAATTTGAAGATGATGTACCTTTCCGTGTTGTGATCAACGAAGGTATCGAAGTTGCAAAAGTGTTTGGCTCTGATGATAGCCACAAATACATCAACGGTATTTTAGACAAATTAGTACCCGTTCTCGGTAAGAAATAA
- the pilQ gene encoding type IV pilus secretin PilQ, whose protein sequence is MFRVFIYLLFSSSLALADTISLAVKNAPTSLLLTYLSEEIGKNIVLEDDIQTKSTLRLENKSIEEIFKTISKVNKLSFSQESDIVYISKKEEKLADLNSAPIAHLQNNGQNPPLVTTPKLMTKTIKLNYAKASEVIESLTKGSGTFLSENGYIHFDERSNSLIIKDSAKSLQNIERLVKKLDQPTEQIAIEARIVTISSEHLQELGVRWGMFSRGADHYKFGGQLEGNGLSNVANNLNVNFPVANGASAVLQVASINSRVLDLELSALEQENSVEIIASPRLLTTNKKPASIKQGTEIPYVMYNTKSEATDVEFKEAVLGLEVVPHLSTQNQILLDLVVTQNSPNSQSGSSGLITIDKQELNTQVFAKHGETIVLGGIFQYLAQKGEDKVPVLGSIPFIKRLFSQTRDKISKRELVIFVTPYILQSNEKVSSTKKSK, encoded by the coding sequence ATGTTCAGAGTTTTTATTTATTTATTATTTAGCTCTTCACTAGCGTTGGCTGATACTATTTCTCTTGCAGTAAAAAATGCACCAACTTCACTTCTGCTTACTTATTTATCCGAAGAAATAGGGAAAAATATAGTATTAGAGGATGATATTCAAACTAAATCCACCTTAAGATTAGAAAATAAGTCTATTGAGGAGATATTCAAAACGATCAGTAAAGTAAATAAATTATCTTTTAGCCAAGAAAGTGATATTGTTTATATCAGTAAAAAAGAAGAAAAATTGGCTGATTTAAATTCAGCTCCAATAGCCCATTTGCAAAATAACGGACAAAATCCACCGCTTGTAACCACTCCAAAGTTGATGACTAAAACGATAAAGCTCAATTATGCGAAAGCCTCAGAAGTGATTGAATCTTTAACTAAAGGTAGTGGTACGTTTTTATCTGAGAATGGCTATATCCATTTCGATGAGCGAAGTAATAGCTTAATTATTAAAGATAGTGCGAAATCACTGCAAAATATTGAGCGATTAGTCAAAAAACTCGACCAACCTACAGAACAAATTGCGATTGAAGCTCGCATTGTTACTATCAGTAGCGAACATTTGCAAGAGCTGGGAGTGCGTTGGGGAATGTTTTCCAGAGGAGCTGATCACTATAAATTTGGCGGGCAACTTGAAGGTAATGGATTAAGTAATGTAGCTAATAATCTCAATGTGAATTTCCCTGTTGCGAATGGAGCTTCCGCCGTTTTACAAGTGGCTTCCATTAATAGCCGTGTGCTAGATTTGGAACTTAGTGCATTAGAGCAGGAAAACAGTGTGGAAATTATTGCCAGTCCTCGTCTTTTAACCACGAATAAAAAACCTGCAAGCATCAAGCAAGGCACAGAAATTCCTTATGTGATGTATAACACAAAATCAGAAGCAACCGATGTCGAATTTAAAGAAGCTGTGTTAGGATTGGAAGTTGTTCCTCATCTTTCTACTCAAAATCAAATTTTGCTGGATTTAGTCGTAACCCAAAACTCGCCGAACTCTCAATCCGGTAGTAGCGGTTTAATTACTATTGATAAGCAAGAACTCAACACACAAGTTTTTGCTAAACACGGGGAAACTATTGTATTAGGTGGAATTTTTCAATATTTAGCCCAAAAAGGGGAAGATAAAGTGCCTGTTTTAGGTTCAATTCCCTTTATTAAGCGTTTATTCAGCCAAACTAGAGATAAAATCAGCAAACGAGAACTCGTCATTTTCGTTACTCCCTACATTCTTCAATCAAACGAAAAAGTAAGCAGTACGAAAAAATCAAAATAG
- the thiL gene encoding thiamine-phosphate kinase: MGEFDIIDRYFNASQRPPRKDVLLSIGDDCAVTSLKPNQQLAITTDTLVCGTHFLPTISPADLAYKSVAVNLSDLASMGAEPAWISLALTLPEIDHDWLAEFSEHFFDILDHYNVDLIGGDTTKGHLSLTLTAQGIVPQDKGLFRHNAKIGDWIYISGTLGDSAAGLQLLLKQKTDNLNWNKDESYLIQRHLRPTPRVLLGLTIASIANAAIDVSDGLLSDLGHILKRSNCGAALNLDDLPLSEPLLNCYSKEEAEHFALSGGEDYELCFTVHNDNKQKLEKALTNIGVNYTCIGQIRSAKEGLTLLRNNEVVTLPAQRGFDHFKK; encoded by the coding sequence ATGGGTGAATTTGATATTATCGATCGTTACTTCAACGCCTCTCAACGCCCACCTCGTAAAGATGTGTTACTCTCTATTGGCGATGATTGTGCGGTAACTTCTCTCAAACCCAATCAACAACTAGCCATCACAACAGATACTTTAGTTTGTGGTACTCACTTTCTTCCAACTATTTCACCTGCTGATTTGGCATATAAAAGTGTGGCAGTTAATTTAAGCGATCTCGCCTCAATGGGGGCTGAACCGGCTTGGATCTCATTGGCTTTAACCTTACCTGAAATCGATCACGATTGGCTGGCTGAATTTAGTGAACATTTCTTTGATATTTTAGATCACTATAATGTTGATCTAATTGGTGGCGATACAACCAAAGGGCATTTATCTTTAACTCTTACCGCACAAGGCATTGTGCCACAAGATAAAGGGCTTTTTCGCCACAATGCTAAAATAGGTGATTGGATCTACATTTCCGGCACACTAGGCGATAGTGCGGCTGGTTTGCAATTATTACTTAAGCAGAAAACCGATAATCTCAACTGGAATAAAGATGAAAGCTATCTTATTCAACGCCATTTACGCCCAACGCCTCGTGTTTTACTAGGCTTAACCATAGCTTCTATTGCGAATGCAGCGATTGATGTTTCAGACGGTTTACTCTCTGATTTAGGGCACATTTTGAAACGTAGTAACTGCGGTGCAGCCTTAAATCTTGATGATTTACCACTTTCAGAACCGCTACTAAATTGTTACTCAAAAGAAGAAGCTGAACATTTCGCATTAAGTGGAGGAGAAGACTATGAACTTTGTTTTACTGTTCATAACGATAATAAGCAAAAACTCGAAAAAGCCCTCACGAACATAGGTGTGAACTATACGTGCATTGGGCAAATTCGCTCCGCCAAAGAAGGCTTAACCTTATTACGCAATAATGAAGTAGTTACATTGCCCGCTCAAAGAGGCTTCGATCATTTCAAAAAATAA
- a CDS encoding LysE family transporter, which produces MLTILFIHLAGLVSPGPDFFYVVRQSASHSIKKGILAAIGISIGIIFWASFAIFGLAWLSKSMGEIFQYSIMLIGGGYLVYIGSKMVRVTESVRFKEQKTELIPLNNCEEIKKGLLINIFNAKAGVYFTSVVSAYLSNFTQTSQMFELLFLFVISTLAYFCLVALLFSRQPIRQFYAKHSRYIDNISGVIFILFGFMLIYEGFTHLIR; this is translated from the coding sequence ATGCTGACAATTTTATTTATTCACTTAGCAGGGCTAGTCAGCCCCGGCCCTGATTTCTTTTATGTCGTTAGACAATCTGCCAGCCATTCTATTAAAAAAGGCATTTTAGCGGCAATCGGCATTTCTATTGGCATTATTTTTTGGGCAAGTTTCGCCATTTTCGGGCTGGCTTGGCTAAGCAAAAGTATGGGCGAAATTTTCCAATATAGCATTATGTTAATTGGTGGCGGCTACCTTGTATATATCGGTTCAAAAATGGTAAGAGTAACTGAAAGTGTTAGGTTTAAAGAACAAAAAACTGAGCTAATACCGCTCAATAATTGTGAAGAAATTAAAAAAGGCTTATTAATCAATATTTTCAATGCGAAAGCAGGGGTTTACTTTACCAGCGTTGTTTCTGCTTATTTAAGTAATTTCACTCAAACATCACAAATGTTTGAACTACTCTTTTTATTTGTAATAAGCACATTGGCTTATTTCTGTCTGGTCGCTCTCCTCTTTTCTCGTCAGCCTATCAGACAATTCTACGCAAAGCATAGCCGCTATATTGATAACATCTCAGGCGTGATTTTTATCCTGTTTGGTTTTATGCTGATTTATGAAGGCTTTACTCATCTCATCAGATAA
- a CDS encoding transporter substrate-binding domain-containing protein — MKKLLLATLIATSAMANAQQEITFAMEPSYPPFELTNEKGEIIGFDVDIANAICKEINATCHFKSMSFDSLIPSLVKGRGGFDAAISAIDITEARAKQVLFSEPYYESSASFIAVKDKGLTLETAKKVGVQNGTTYQQYIANEAKQYSVSSYASLQDAILDLKNGRIDIIFGDTDVVREMFDKNPELGFIGEKITDKKYFNNGLGIAVNKSKAELVESLNKGIKAIKENGEYQKIYDKWMTK, encoded by the coding sequence ATGAAAAAATTACTTTTAGCGACTTTAATTGCCACCTCTGCAATGGCAAACGCACAGCAAGAAATTACTTTTGCAATGGAGCCAAGCTACCCGCCTTTTGAATTAACCAATGAGAAAGGTGAAATTATCGGCTTTGATGTGGATATCGCCAATGCGATTTGTAAAGAAATTAATGCGACTTGCCACTTCAAAAGTATGTCGTTTGACTCATTAATCCCAAGTTTAGTGAAAGGTCGTGGTGGTTTTGATGCGGCAATTTCAGCAATTGATATCACAGAAGCTCGTGCAAAACAGGTGTTATTCTCTGAGCCATATTATGAAAGTTCTGCAAGCTTTATTGCGGTAAAAGATAAAGGTTTAACGCTTGAAACAGCGAAAAAAGTGGGCGTGCAGAACGGTACCACTTACCAACAATATATTGCAAATGAAGCGAAGCAGTATTCAGTGTCATCTTATGCTAGTTTACAAGATGCTATTTTAGACCTGAAAAATGGACGTATTGATATTATCTTTGGTGATACTGATGTGGTAAGAGAAATGTTCGATAAAAACCCTGAGTTAGGTTTTATTGGCGAAAAAATTACCGATAAAAAATACTTCAATAATGGTTTAGGTATTGCGGTAAACAAATCTAAAGCTGAGTTAGTTGAAAGCCTAAATAAAGGTATTAAAGCGATTAAAGAGAATGGCGAATACCAAAAAATCTACGATAAATGGATGACAAAATAA
- the artQ gene encoding arginine ABC transporter permease ArtQ, which produces MFTDYLPLIYTATLMTLGLAVCSLLLGFVLSIGFVSLETSKWAVVRKATSTFLTLLRGLPEILVVFLIYFGTPEVLELLTGQYVEVGPFGCGVVALSFIFASYASQSLRGAIQAIPLGQWESGAALGLSRSYTFIHIVMPQVWRHALPGLSNQWLVLLKDTALVSLIGVHDLMRQTDLINTRTHEPFTWYGLAALIYLAITLISQVFIRRLELRFTRFERGGR; this is translated from the coding sequence ATGTTTACTGATTATCTTCCCTTAATTTACACCGCAACCCTAATGACCTTAGGGTTAGCGGTTTGTTCTTTACTACTTGGCTTTGTGCTGTCTATTGGTTTTGTTTCCTTAGAAACAAGTAAGTGGGCTGTTGTGCGTAAAGCAACGAGTACTTTTTTAACATTACTACGCGGCTTACCGGAAATTCTGGTTGTCTTTTTGATCTATTTCGGTACGCCTGAAGTATTGGAATTGCTGACAGGGCAATATGTTGAAGTTGGACCGTTCGGTTGTGGTGTTGTAGCACTTTCATTCATTTTTGCTTCCTATGCTTCACAAAGTTTGCGTGGTGCAATTCAAGCTATTCCGCTTGGGCAGTGGGAGTCTGGAGCAGCTCTTGGTTTAAGCCGCAGTTATACTTTTATTCATATTGTGATGCCTCAAGTATGGCGACACGCTTTACCCGGGTTGAGTAACCAATGGTTAGTATTACTGAAGGATACCGCATTGGTTTCGCTTATCGGTGTTCACGATTTAATGCGTCAAACTGACTTGATTAACACTCGTACTCACGAACCGTTCACTTGGTATGGTTTAGCAGCCTTAATTTATTTAGCGATTACCTTAATCAGCCAGGTATTTATCCGCCGTCTTGAATTGCGTTTTACTCGTTTTGAAAGAGGAGGCAGATAA
- the ruvA gene encoding Holliday junction branch migration protein RuvA, with product MIGRLHGKIIEKQPPEILLDVQGVGYELLLPMTSFYSLPQVGDETTIFTHLVVREDAHLLFGFAQKQDRALFRELIKTNGVGPKLALAILSAMSVSQFATAIENEELVKLTKIPGIGRKTAERLLVELKGKFKGIAQTDFFVEVSQDDIVASNTPDPANEALDALIALGYKSTDAEKMIKKVNKAGATSEQLIREALKNSL from the coding sequence ATGATAGGACGATTACACGGCAAAATTATTGAAAAGCAACCACCAGAAATTTTACTGGACGTACAAGGTGTGGGCTATGAATTACTTCTCCCAATGACGAGCTTCTACAGCTTGCCACAAGTAGGCGATGAAACCACTATTTTTACCCATTTAGTGGTGCGAGAAGATGCTCACTTACTCTTTGGCTTTGCCCAAAAACAAGATAGAGCCTTATTTCGTGAGCTAATTAAAACCAATGGTGTTGGTCCAAAACTTGCTCTTGCTATTCTTTCTGCAATGTCGGTTTCACAATTTGCGACAGCAATTGAAAATGAAGAATTAGTAAAACTCACTAAAATTCCGGGTATTGGCAGAAAAACAGCAGAACGTTTGCTTGTTGAGCTAAAAGGTAAATTTAAAGGCATTGCTCAAACTGATTTCTTTGTTGAAGTTTCACAGGATGACATTGTTGCAAGCAATACGCCAGATCCGGCAAATGAAGCCCTTGATGCCTTAATTGCCTTAGGTTATAAATCAACTGATGCAGAAAAAATGATCAAGAAAGTCAATAAAGCGGGGGCAACCAGTGAACAGCTCATTCGTGAGGCATTAAAAAATTCGTTATAA
- the artM gene encoding arginine ABC transporter permease ArtM yields the protein MWQEYLSVIAQGIPTSLALMAVALVVGFILAVSLTFLLSMENRPVKWVVNSFLTLFTGTPLLVQFFLIYYGPGQFEWITQSAVWGLFSDAWFCAVLALSLNSAAYTTLLFHGAVKAIPKGQWETCAALGLSRLDTLKILIPYALKRALPSYSNEIILVFKGTSLASTITIMDIMGYARQLYGTEYDALTIYGMAGVIYLVITGIMTVILRKLESKVLAFERLEVEKA from the coding sequence ATGTGGCAAGAATATTTGAGCGTGATTGCACAGGGTATTCCAACCAGTCTTGCTTTAATGGCAGTGGCATTGGTTGTTGGTTTTATATTGGCAGTAAGCCTCACTTTTTTACTTTCAATGGAAAATCGCCCGGTAAAATGGGTGGTTAATAGTTTCTTAACACTGTTTACAGGTACACCATTGTTAGTTCAGTTTTTCCTGATTTATTATGGACCGGGACAATTTGAGTGGATCACGCAAAGTGCTGTATGGGGATTGTTTTCAGATGCTTGGTTCTGTGCCGTATTGGCATTATCATTGAACAGTGCCGCATATACGACATTATTGTTTCACGGTGCGGTAAAAGCAATCCCAAAAGGGCAATGGGAAACCTGTGCGGCATTGGGTTTAAGCCGTTTAGATACGCTTAAAATTTTAATTCCTTATGCGTTAAAACGTGCTTTACCATCTTACAGTAATGAAATTATATTAGTTTTCAAAGGTACATCGCTTGCCTCAACCATTACGATTATGGATATTATGGGCTACGCTCGCCAATTATATGGCACGGAGTATGATGCTCTAACCATTTACGGAATGGCTGGTGTGATCTATTTAGTGATTACAGGCATTATGACAGTAATACTCAGAAAATTAGAAAGCAAAGTATTAGCCTTTGAGCGACTCGAAGTAGAAAAAGCGTAG